The following DNA comes from Triticum aestivum cultivar Chinese Spring chromosome 3D, IWGSC CS RefSeq v2.1, whole genome shotgun sequence.
TGCACAAGGCTccaaaaaagaatttaaaaaacgTCATTATGCGTGTGCATTTGCAAGGGTTTTCCCGCAACCATCCCATCTGTGTCTATCAGGCAGCATGTTAATCGTGCATACGTGTTCCTCGTGTAGTGCAACTTCAACAAATTTGAACAGAGTGCCCAATAATAAAAAGCAAATTCGAACAGGAAATTCGCCCGTTTGTGTAATACATTCTTTTACAGTACCTGACAGCACCAAAAACAAAAGCATGTGCTTTCACTACCGGAGGCCTTGGAAACAAATATGGTCATGATTCTCAAGCACATACTACATCATTGGTTTATCGACAACGCATTCGAGTATCAACAggaatactagtactagtactcctactcAACAGCAGGCATGAAGAGACAACCATCTCCTCAAACTCAAAGTGGGGGTCCAGCAGGTAGTCGGTTCGGCTTCGAGGCCATTTCTGGCGTTGTTTAGCACGGCCACCCAAGGAACATGGCCGTGCCATTAGAAAAAACCCCACCAAGTAGTGTGATGCCATTTTTCTACTTTGGCCAAGGCCTCCTTTCTGGACAACGCACCACTCAGACCAATGTTATTTAGCTTGACTGACTCGCCCGTCACCCAACCACTTCGACGCAAACCAAGCCAGCTATAAAACCGCGCGCCAGCTAAACGCCCCCATTCAACACCGACCAGCACCATCACTGCTTGGAAGGTTCAAATCTCCCAGCACTACTTGGTCTTGAAGGAAAGTGAGAGGCAAAAGCAGAGGAGTGACTTTGCCCGtagcccgccgccggccatggcctcCTACGACAAGGCCATGGAGTCGTACAAGAAGGCCGTCACCACGGCGGCCTCCCTCGCGGCGTCCGCGATGCTGGTGCGGGGCGTCGTCAACGAGCTGGTGCCCTACGAGGTGCGTgacctgctcttctccggcatggGCTACCTTCGCTCGCACATGTCCTCCCAGCACACCATCATCATAGAGGAGACCGAGGGGTGGGCCAACAACCAGCTCTACGACGCCGCGCGGGCGTACCTGGCGACGCGGATCAACACCGACATGCAGCGCCTCCGGGTCAGCCGCGTCGACGAGACCAAGAGCATGATGTTCAGCATGGAGGAGGGCGAAGAGATGGCCGATGTCCATGAGGGCACCGAGTTCAAGTGGCGCCTTGTCTGCCGGGACAACTCCAGCGCCAGCAGCAGCAACACCAACGGCCGTGGCGGCAGCGGCAATTTCAAGCTTGAGGTCCGGTCCTTCGAGATGAGCTTCCACAGGAAGCACAAGGACAAAGCACTTACCTCCTACCTCCCTCACATCCTCGCCGTGGCCAAGAAAATCAAAGAGCAGAACAGGACGCTCAAGATCTACATGAACGAAGGTGAGTCATGGTTTGCCATTGATCTCCACCACCCATCAACCTTCAGCACGCTTGCCATGGATCACAAGCTCAAGCAGTCAGTCATGGATGATCTCGAGAGGTTTGTCAAGAGAAAGGAATACTACAAGAAGATCGGCAAGGCATGGAAACGAGGGTACCTGCTGTATGGCCCACCTGGGACTGGCAAGTCAAGCATGATTGCAGCAATGGCCAATTACCTCAAATTTGATGTATATGATCTTGAGCTCACTGAGGTCAACTGGAACTCAACACTTCGGAGGTTGCTCATCGGGATGACCAACCGGTCAATTCTTGTCATTGAGGACATCGACTGCACTGTCGAGCTGCAACAGCGGGAGGAAGGTCAGGAGGGCACCAAATCCAACCCTTCAGAGGACAAGGTTAGATAGATACTTGGAATGATATTTCCCTTGCATTGCTTAGTTCCTTAGTTTTCTTTCCATTCTGATGTCCTATGTGCTATCTCCAACAGGTGACACTATCCGGGCTACTCAACTTCGTTGATGGGCTTTGGTCAACAAGTGGGGAGGAGAGGATAATTATCTTCACAACAAACTACAAAGAAAGGCTCGATCCTGCGCTTCTGCGCCCTGGCAGGATGGACATGCACATTCACATGGGGTACTGCTGCCCAGAGTCGTTCCGAATCTTGGCCTCCAACTACCACTCTATAGATCACCATGCCACATACCCGGAGATAGAAGAATTGATCAAGGAGGTCATGGTGACTCCAGCAGAGGTCGCAGAGGTGCTCATGAGGAATGAAGAGACGGACGTCGCACTCAAAGGTCTTATCCAGTTCCTCAAGAGAAAGAAAGATGGCGCTGGCAAACCGGAAAATGTGGACCAGGTGGCGAAGGAGGAAGAACAAGAGAAGGAGATGATGACGAAAAGTGATGTCCCAGATAATGAAGATCAGCAAGATGGGAGCAAAGAATGATGTGTATACAGTGTGAATATCATACAATTAGTGCCAGGAACTTCGAGCAACAATGTATCATTTTGCTATAATAAGAGATCAATTTTGGTAACAATAAAATAATCTGGTATTGTGAACAGTTATACTATTTGAGTGCATATAAACCCAGTTATGAACTCAGTATTGGTAGTTATTTCAATGCAGAAATACTGTTCAATATAAGCAGTCAACAAGGTTGAAATAATCAATTTTGTCAAGACTCAAACCTAATGTTTTTAGAGGAAACTTAGCATGTCTGGCTTCTAATAACACTTCTCCAAATCAGTCTTCAGTACAAGTGTTCACACCATTTTCTTCTCGTAGGTCATACTCGACAATTAGACCAAGATTGTCAACAAACTTGTGATACACCTGGCACCCTGCACACTGTGTGTGCAGTGCATGTTAGAAAATAATGAACAGCATATCTCCGAAAATAAATGAGCATAGACATGGTCTTGTTTTAATACTAAAAAAGAGAGCGGTAGGCAGATAAGGTCCGTACTAATATAAGCAAAGCTGTTGGCTGTACAAATTAAGTAAATAAACACACTGAACAATTTACCTGAAGAAAAACTGTTCCTCTTTCATAGCCCACCCTGTTTATCAAACGTTTTGTCCTTGCATCACATTTATTACATGTAAACTGAACAAGCAAGCTTCTTCTAGGAAGCTTTATATCAAAACTAGCTTCCTGCAATATCACATAAGAAATGTATGTTGTTTTAAAGCCATTCCAGCCAACCGGTTAATCCGCGGTATGATGCTTCAATTTCAGGGATAATAGGTAAATGGTGTAAAAAATACAGAAGTAAGATTCAATCAAAAGTATCACCATTTCAAAGTGACTCAACCACCATTGAGAACAAGAGTTCTGTTCAGTTATTCCCACCAGTGTGGCAACAAGTGTGTTTTCATACAATACAATTCACTCtgttactccctccttcccaaaatataaggcgtCAGTTGACTTTTCCAGTCTTCGTTGTAGAACTTCGACTATGATTTTCACGTATTATATGTCTATAGAATTAGTAGACTGACATCTGAAATAAAATTATTTGGCAAGACAAATACGACGATGCCATTTATACATGTTCAATCCATGTAGTTTATTATATATTAGTGGTCAAAGTCTTGCATCAAAGACT
Coding sequences within:
- the LOC123078524 gene encoding AAA-ATPase At3g50940 translates to MASYDKAMESYKKAVTTAASLAASAMLVRGVVNELVPYEVRDLLFSGMGYLRSHMSSQHTIIIEETEGWANNQLYDAARAYLATRINTDMQRLRVSRVDETKSMMFSMEEGEEMADVHEGTEFKWRLVCRDNSSASSSNTNGRGGSGNFKLEVRSFEMSFHRKHKDKALTSYLPHILAVAKKIKEQNRTLKIYMNEGESWFAIDLHHPSTFSTLAMDHKLKQSVMDDLERFVKRKEYYKKIGKAWKRGYLLYGPPGTGKSSMIAAMANYLKFDVYDLELTEVNWNSTLRRLLIGMTNRSILVIEDIDCTVELQQREEGQEGTKSNPSEDKVTLSGLLNFVDGLWSTSGEERIIIFTTNYKERLDPALLRPGRMDMHIHMGYCCPESFRILASNYHSIDHHATYPEIEELIKEVMVTPAEVAEVLMRNEETDVALKGLIQFLKRKKDGAGKPENVDQVAKEEEQEKEMMTKSDVPDNEDQQDGSKE
- the LOC123078525 gene encoding uncharacterized protein, whose protein sequence is MATTATGYGCSAALSFPGRGSSFAGRSPPSRACLTSSNPKLRTPAPSLRVSYLRRGLYVCACSGDVDPDASEEASFDIKLPRRSLLVQFTCNKCDARTKRLINRVGYERGTVFLQCAGCQVYHKFVDNLGLIVEYDLREENGVNTCTED